The Vibrio tasmaniensis genome includes a region encoding these proteins:
- a CDS encoding porin, producing the protein MKRIITSVLCASIASPAFAIIELTDNFSLSGFGSTSWATSDNDNPLIINRGFTDENCYDCDTTFGVQLDYFYNSFKASVQVVKPPQNDWSDPQLEWAYLGYEFNNFDVSIGRLRLPLFLASEYYFVGQAYMTARPPIEVYNSVLGITAFNGVKVSWAYDVNDEATLLLSPFFGIKDKNEVDFNSTTELEFETNRMFGGNLQLSGDNYRWNLSFLDSNFDQTTKIKNVGALPTAENQHIQLWSLGTEYEFGQAVFSSEGQISDVSSSMYASLGYHLGSFTPYVVYGAQFNANEHLEGNSYLIGVDYDLLPNVSINGEMQFFETRRSNGAFIDAPKTDKDALLYTIMLSFVF; encoded by the coding sequence ATGAAAAGAATAATTACGTCAGTGCTATGTGCTTCAATTGCTTCTCCGGCTTTCGCTATTATTGAACTTACCGATAATTTTTCGTTAAGCGGATTCGGTTCGACTTCTTGGGCAACATCAGATAACGACAACCCTTTAATCATTAACCGTGGTTTTACCGATGAAAATTGTTATGACTGTGATACAACGTTTGGCGTTCAGTTAGATTACTTCTACAACTCATTTAAAGCTTCTGTGCAAGTTGTCAAACCGCCTCAAAATGATTGGAGTGACCCGCAACTAGAGTGGGCTTATCTTGGCTATGAGTTTAACAACTTCGATGTCAGTATCGGCCGTCTAAGGCTGCCCCTATTTCTGGCTTCTGAATACTACTTCGTTGGCCAAGCCTATATGACAGCAAGACCACCTATCGAGGTGTATAACAGCGTTCTGGGTATCACCGCTTTCAATGGGGTCAAAGTCAGCTGGGCTTATGACGTAAACGACGAAGCGACCTTATTACTATCTCCATTCTTCGGAATCAAAGATAAGAATGAAGTCGACTTCAATTCGACGACCGAATTGGAGTTTGAAACGAATCGAATGTTTGGTGGTAACCTACAATTAAGCGGTGACAATTATCGTTGGAACCTATCCTTCCTTGATTCAAATTTCGATCAAACGACAAAAATTAAAAACGTTGGCGCCCTTCCTACAGCAGAGAATCAACACATCCAACTTTGGTCGCTTGGCACTGAATATGAATTTGGCCAAGCCGTATTTTCGAGCGAAGGTCAAATCAGTGACGTTTCTTCATCAATGTACGCCAGCCTTGGTTACCACTTAGGATCATTCACACCTTACGTGGTTTACGGCGCACAATTTAACGCCAATGAACACTTAGAAGGAAATAGCTACTTAATTGGTGTCGATTACGATTTACTACCAAATGTATCTATCAATGGTGAAATGCAATTCTTCGAAACTCGCAGGTCAAACGGTGCCTTTATTGATGCACCTAAAACGGATAAAGATGCGTTGCTCTATACCATCATGTTGAGTTTCGTTTTCTAA
- a CDS encoding response regulator codes for MAITVWNNLSVKHKLFGLVLLPISLLLFLAGRQAYFLTTQLTDFERTSQLSVYLEDISVLYRSSFASNPEEFTQQSNQVSAELKTLSPSIFLGASNSINQLVSDFNEATLSTMEATDSYDKLDALEWQSDLFKQLLLEIEKVPFENTKREIQQHLTALQQLEWLMFWSNEEFKLGTSLIEIFQNSQEYDPELAEQIATLSQRQQLFLERFVSLNANEHQVSLMVEVFRSDVFAQSQEIRSALLDLTAISQLTPQEISVGLEAMSARLNLLQNLGGVIKQEFQQEVGQAISDAQMQRTLFISIVALLATIVMGLTLSLARQVTNNLNLVLDFLKSENDETRPSLDELIQGKDELSLFAQQVERLTIERELAKERLTIAKEDAEKAKDHAIQASKAKSSFLANMSHEIRTPLNGVIGISEILADTPLTPTQRDYVDTIETSSQLLLSLINDILDFSKIESGMLLISPHSASIRESIYDIASIVAPKAKEQKISVNVDISPDTPARVMIDDHRLRQILMNFMSNAVKFTAEGGVTLSIKTLEQSNDNVTIRFAVRDTGIGIDKQQQKQIFEPFAQEDDSTTRQFGGTGLGLAISTQLVELMGGQIQLDSVKGEGSCFYFDLALPIDLMLPKPSTATADIYVLGNANMLSKRIEWDLNLYGLKVTQLTSDTAEVTQRLTTQKHNRPITVIFAEDDAFLASHYTNDLDKLHQHGITICLIRSFLSEPADIGDCVTAQVSQPLLGLRLIKAVELCDTRSLVELSEASEPSLEIQHKVLIVEDNKINQKIAGLHVGKSGFEFEFANNGQEAVDMFTANPHYAVILMDCMMPVMDGFEATSNIRRVEKETNASRRIPIIALTASVIDDDIQKCFDVGMDDYVPKPFKFEMLKEKVLAAVEAMPLPTTYKTKSAKKTATVTPIINAAAAKRTLPEEKVHNTVPSKSERILLVEDNRVNQKVASVMLTKAGYSFEIADNGQIAVDMYQNDSSFDLILMDCMMPVMDGFTATKEIREHEKNLGLCKTPIIALTASVIDDDIQKCFDSGMDGYVAKPVRKEKLFHQIESATC; via the coding sequence ATGGCGATTACGGTCTGGAATAACCTTTCAGTCAAACATAAACTCTTTGGCTTAGTTCTACTTCCCATTTCTTTACTACTCTTCCTTGCTGGCAGGCAGGCGTATTTCTTAACCACTCAATTGACAGATTTCGAGAGAACCAGTCAGTTATCGGTGTATCTCGAAGATATTTCGGTGTTATATCGAAGCTCATTTGCCTCCAATCCAGAAGAGTTTACCCAACAAAGTAATCAAGTCAGCGCAGAATTGAAAACACTCTCCCCAAGTATTTTCCTAGGCGCTTCCAATAGCATTAATCAGCTGGTTTCTGACTTTAACGAAGCCACCCTCTCTACGATGGAAGCAACAGACAGCTACGACAAGTTGGATGCTCTTGAATGGCAAAGTGACTTGTTCAAACAGCTACTCCTAGAAATTGAAAAAGTCCCATTCGAAAACACCAAGCGCGAAATTCAACAACACCTTACCGCGTTACAACAGCTTGAATGGCTGATGTTCTGGTCGAACGAAGAGTTTAAACTGGGCACTTCACTTATCGAAATCTTCCAAAATAGCCAAGAATACGACCCAGAACTTGCAGAGCAAATTGCAACCTTGAGTCAAAGACAGCAACTGTTTTTAGAACGCTTCGTTTCTTTGAATGCCAACGAACATCAAGTGTCTTTAATGGTCGAAGTATTTAGAAGTGATGTATTCGCACAAAGCCAAGAAATCAGAAGTGCCCTGCTCGACTTAACGGCTATCAGCCAGCTCACTCCACAAGAGATTTCAGTAGGGCTTGAAGCAATGAGCGCGAGACTTAACTTGCTGCAAAATCTTGGTGGTGTGATCAAACAAGAATTCCAACAAGAAGTTGGACAAGCCATTTCTGATGCTCAAATGCAACGAACGCTATTCATCTCCATCGTTGCCTTGCTTGCGACCATTGTGATGGGCTTAACCTTAAGCTTGGCGAGACAAGTCACTAACAACCTAAATTTAGTGTTGGATTTTTTGAAAAGCGAAAATGATGAAACTCGCCCTTCTTTAGATGAGTTAATTCAAGGTAAAGACGAACTCAGCCTATTTGCACAACAAGTTGAACGGTTGACCATCGAGAGAGAGCTCGCCAAAGAGAGACTAACGATAGCGAAAGAAGACGCAGAAAAAGCGAAAGACCATGCAATACAAGCGAGTAAGGCGAAAAGTAGCTTCTTGGCCAATATGTCTCATGAAATTCGGACTCCACTCAATGGTGTTATTGGTATTTCGGAGATTCTTGCCGATACTCCACTCACACCAACACAACGTGATTATGTAGATACAATCGAGACCTCATCCCAACTACTATTAAGTTTGATTAACGACATCTTAGACTTCTCTAAGATTGAATCTGGCATGTTATTGATAAGCCCACATTCAGCGTCTATTCGAGAATCCATTTACGATATCGCTTCGATTGTTGCGCCTAAAGCCAAAGAGCAGAAAATATCAGTCAACGTCGATATCAGCCCCGACACACCTGCACGTGTCATGATCGATGACCACCGATTAAGACAGATTTTGATGAACTTTATGTCGAACGCAGTGAAGTTCACAGCCGAAGGTGGTGTAACACTATCAATCAAGACACTCGAGCAGTCTAACGACAATGTCACCATTCGATTCGCAGTACGCGACACGGGTATTGGCATCGACAAACAACAACAGAAGCAGATATTCGAACCCTTTGCTCAAGAAGACGATTCAACGACACGCCAATTTGGCGGTACAGGCCTTGGTCTCGCCATCAGTACTCAGTTAGTTGAGCTGATGGGTGGTCAGATTCAACTCGACTCAGTCAAAGGCGAAGGTAGCTGTTTCTACTTCGATCTAGCATTACCCATTGATTTAATGTTGCCAAAACCAAGCACAGCAACCGCCGACATTTATGTTTTGGGTAACGCGAACATGCTCTCTAAACGAATAGAATGGGACCTTAACCTTTATGGTTTAAAAGTAACGCAGCTCACGAGTGATACCGCTGAGGTAACACAACGACTCACGACTCAAAAACACAATAGACCAATCACGGTCATCTTTGCTGAAGATGACGCATTCCTAGCCAGCCACTACACTAATGACCTAGATAAGCTCCACCAACACGGTATCACTATCTGTTTGATTCGCTCTTTCCTTAGCGAGCCTGCGGATATAGGTGATTGTGTCACGGCTCAAGTATCACAGCCCCTACTCGGCTTGCGCTTGATTAAAGCGGTTGAGCTCTGTGATACACGAAGCCTGGTTGAGCTTTCGGAGGCAAGTGAGCCCTCTCTAGAGATACAACACAAAGTCCTTATCGTCGAAGACAACAAAATCAACCAAAAAATTGCTGGGCTTCATGTCGGTAAAAGTGGTTTTGAATTCGAGTTTGCTAATAATGGTCAGGAAGCCGTGGATATGTTCACTGCAAATCCTCATTACGCAGTGATCTTGATGGACTGTATGATGCCAGTCATGGATGGTTTTGAAGCGACAAGTAATATTCGCCGCGTTGAAAAAGAGACCAATGCCAGTCGCCGTATTCCTATCATAGCCCTCACCGCTAGCGTGATTGATGACGATATACAGAAGTGTTTTGACGTTGGGATGGACGACTATGTACCCAAACCATTCAAATTCGAAATGCTAAAAGAAAAAGTACTCGCCGCCGTTGAAGCGATGCCACTTCCCACGACCTACAAAACTAAATCTGCGAAAAAAACTGCGACTGTAACGCCGATTATCAATGCCGCTGCGGCAAAGCGAACATTGCCAGAAGAAAAAGTACATAACACGGTTCCAAGTAAATCTGAAAGAATTTTGCTCGTCGAAGACAATCGAGTTAACCAAAAAGTCGCTTCTGTGATGTTAACAAAGGCAGGTTACTCATTTGAAATCGCAGACAACGGGCAAATCGCCGTCGATATGTACCAAAACGACAGTAGCTTCGACCTTATTCTCATGGATTGCATGATGCCTGTTATGGATGGCTTTACTGCGACCAAAGAGATCCGAGAGCATGAGAAAAACCTAGGCTTATGCAAAACTCCTATCATCGCGTTAACCGCCAGTGTTATTGATGATGATATTCAAAAGTGCTTCGATTCAGGCATGGATGGATACGTCGCAAAGCCAGTAAGGAAAGAAAAGCTATTCCATCAAATAGAAAGTGCGACTTGTTAG
- a CDS encoding ATP-binding cassette domain-containing protein, with translation MSILVDFNNVPQRVLDFESSGYDERYSQSPLIRGLAYTLIALEWEGTPAILSDAFIPKPKDGDSFTATIERLGYRCDVTKLKTLENIDKHPHPCFIEIENLSAIFLGTKDGRLLLFDYTNNNTIEYPMCKKPCLLIAISEYSRLFREPPPESQDRSNWIKYAFYRYNNELKSLIILSFVISILGALQPFFIMSVYNFALTSSSQATLYWLTLFTVIVGFSEYFFKKMRVNIIATSGKDLAVHISQAVISKLLWLPYAMTSTAGVSSQLARLKDIDTFRRLVTAESTLSYFDMPFVIVFIIAIALMSGTAALVVMGGLILMLVFCVYSRYIYSQATSKSSRANAMVSYQWNEILRGIKTIQGLPLLRVVQSRFSASHMQSTSDAENVAVTNSKIQAAGGSLIQVIGTASIVTAVIGVMEGTSDAGAMLATVILVWKALGPIMGIYNSISKFQSIKASSAQINNLMSMNDDKLTLEKSPPIRLFQGSIVGSGVSHRYTGAATGLTNLGFKIPPSAKVVICGPTGCGKTTLISIIAGLEDRYQGAVSVDGYNIKQFNSYRYRTSINYIPFNLHIFEGSLETNFILHNGLIPTEKMQEMVSFFELDEWLPEGLATQLSVDKCKGLPNGIQQKLRLALGLGNCEQSLIIIDEPFNGAENENSQYFNRLFSDKLLNKTVIFSTNDPGLIATSNMSLVLEPDGNLKYFGLTDKYLNSLS, from the coding sequence ATGAGTATCCTTGTAGACTTCAACAACGTCCCGCAGCGTGTCTTAGATTTTGAATCTAGCGGATACGACGAACGTTACAGTCAATCTCCTCTTATTCGTGGTTTAGCCTACACCCTGATAGCACTCGAATGGGAAGGCACTCCCGCAATACTCAGCGATGCTTTTATTCCAAAACCCAAAGACGGCGACAGCTTTACAGCAACCATCGAGCGCCTTGGGTATCGCTGTGATGTAACCAAGTTAAAGACACTCGAGAATATCGATAAGCACCCTCACCCATGCTTTATTGAAATAGAGAATCTAAGTGCGATTTTCTTAGGCACCAAAGATGGAAGGCTGCTGTTGTTTGATTACACAAACAACAACACCATTGAATACCCAATGTGTAAAAAGCCCTGTTTGCTGATTGCTATTAGTGAATATTCTCGTCTGTTCCGAGAACCACCACCGGAATCTCAAGACAGAAGCAATTGGATTAAATACGCTTTTTATCGTTACAACAATGAACTCAAAAGCCTGATTATCTTGAGCTTCGTCATCAGTATTCTAGGTGCGTTGCAGCCGTTCTTTATTATGAGCGTGTATAACTTCGCTCTTACTTCTAGCTCTCAAGCAACACTCTATTGGCTAACCTTATTTACTGTGATTGTTGGCTTCTCTGAGTATTTCTTTAAGAAGATGCGAGTCAACATCATTGCCACCTCCGGTAAAGATCTCGCGGTACACATATCCCAAGCCGTAATATCGAAGCTTCTTTGGCTGCCCTACGCGATGACATCAACCGCAGGGGTCTCGTCACAATTGGCTCGTTTGAAAGATATCGATACCTTCCGACGCTTAGTGACAGCAGAATCGACCCTCAGCTACTTTGATATGCCGTTTGTGATTGTGTTTATCATCGCGATAGCCCTGATGTCTGGCACAGCTGCTCTTGTGGTAATGGGCGGCTTAATATTGATGTTGGTGTTCTGTGTTTACTCACGCTACATCTACTCGCAAGCCACATCCAAAAGCTCACGCGCCAATGCGATGGTCTCGTACCAATGGAATGAAATCCTGCGTGGTATCAAGACCATTCAAGGCTTGCCTCTACTGCGTGTGGTTCAATCTCGCTTTAGTGCCTCACATATGCAAAGTACCAGCGATGCCGAGAATGTTGCCGTGACTAACAGTAAGATTCAGGCCGCTGGCGGAAGTTTGATACAGGTGATTGGTACTGCAAGTATTGTGACCGCTGTAATCGGTGTAATGGAAGGCACTTCTGATGCTGGTGCCATGCTCGCGACCGTTATTCTGGTTTGGAAAGCGCTAGGCCCAATTATGGGTATCTATAATTCAATTTCTAAGTTCCAGTCGATCAAAGCCTCGTCAGCCCAGATCAACAATCTGATGTCGATGAATGATGACAAATTAACGTTAGAGAAGAGCCCGCCTATTCGCCTATTCCAAGGCAGTATTGTAGGCAGTGGTGTAAGTCATCGTTACACAGGCGCAGCAACCGGCTTAACCAACTTAGGATTCAAGATCCCTCCAAGCGCAAAAGTCGTCATTTGTGGCCCAACTGGCTGCGGAAAAACCACCCTCATATCGATCATTGCTGGTTTAGAAGACCGCTATCAGGGCGCAGTGTCTGTCGATGGTTATAACATTAAGCAGTTCAACAGCTACCGCTATCGCACATCGATAAACTACATCCCTTTTAATTTGCACATTTTTGAAGGCTCACTAGAGACCAACTTCATCTTGCACAATGGCTTAATACCTACTGAGAAAATGCAAGAAATGGTGAGCTTTTTCGAGTTAGATGAATGGCTTCCGGAAGGATTAGCGACTCAATTAAGTGTCGATAAATGCAAAGGGCTTCCCAATGGCATTCAGCAAAAGCTGCGTTTAGCGCTTGGTTTAGGTAACTGTGAGCAATCTCTGATCATCATTGATGAACCGTTCAACGGAGCGGAAAATGAAAACTCGCAGTATTTTAACCGCTTGTTCAGCGATAAGTTACTGAATAAAACTGTCATCTTTTCAACCAATGATCCTGGTTTGATCGCCACTTCCAACATGAGCTTAGTTCTAGAACCTGACGGGAATCTTAAATATTTTGGCTTAACAGACAAATACTTAAATAGCTTAAGTTAA
- a CDS encoding ABC transporter transmembrane domain-containing protein, producing the protein MQTEQFSQKINMADKCYLTFSTIISTLFGLVLPFSILIIFDRVLPNQAQDTLFLLFAIILISIFLDYHLKSQEEKISSIIMRQFETNLTNKVFQSICLAEISKFRRLEPGEYLERISTIPELKTFFGGESVRALINLAVSVITILIIGLINIWAGVTLLIASAVLAIFAWSLSKQKIGSLQNKSDIEGLTTSKIIEIISSPLDIKARNMEYRVESLMTQMVEEREVENIKYEQIESNFGLILALIQQLSIACVVVVLATAVINMESSQGIMAAIIMLTNRYFAPYQQVMRTASRWELNKLHIQRIADLLELAASVEHQHETTEVERISVKYSEKQRIEFELGQAYLLTGKSGSGKTHLANCITRQNSDSKLDIMINDTPLDDVNYNVWRNSVLMVDKTSSFVEGTIIDNLTCFRPSLNNTAFALCETMNIKAQIDGLPAGFYTELKGHMRNPFSRQVGYALLLVRALLASKRVLIFDDIDCVFDEEFSRVVLTSTAYRANDKILIIASNKMDKLNHRLKRVKLTGGDQ; encoded by the coding sequence ATGCAAACTGAGCAATTTTCTCAAAAGATCAATATGGCTGATAAGTGTTACCTCACTTTCTCAACGATAATATCGACCCTGTTTGGCTTGGTACTACCCTTCTCTATTCTGATTATTTTTGACCGAGTATTACCCAACCAAGCACAAGATACCTTGTTCTTATTGTTCGCGATTATCTTGATTTCTATCTTCCTCGACTACCACTTAAAAAGTCAGGAAGAGAAGATATCTTCCATCATCATGAGGCAATTTGAAACCAATCTAACCAACAAGGTATTCCAATCCATTTGTTTGGCGGAGATATCTAAATTCCGCCGTTTAGAGCCGGGCGAATACCTAGAGCGAATCTCAACTATCCCTGAACTTAAGACCTTCTTTGGTGGTGAATCGGTTAGAGCACTGATCAACCTTGCTGTTAGCGTGATTACCATCCTCATCATCGGCCTCATCAATATATGGGCTGGCGTTACACTTCTAATTGCCTCGGCCGTATTGGCGATTTTCGCGTGGAGCCTTTCCAAACAAAAAATTGGTAGCCTACAAAACAAGTCAGACATCGAAGGCTTAACCACCTCAAAGATCATTGAGATCATCTCTAGCCCACTGGATATCAAAGCGCGAAATATGGAATACCGCGTTGAAAGCCTGATGACACAAATGGTCGAGGAGCGCGAAGTTGAGAACATCAAATATGAGCAAATTGAATCGAATTTTGGCTTGATCTTGGCGCTCATCCAACAGCTATCTATTGCTTGTGTTGTTGTAGTATTAGCAACCGCCGTTATCAATATGGAATCGAGCCAAGGCATCATGGCCGCCATCATCATGCTCACCAACCGTTACTTTGCACCCTACCAACAGGTAATGCGCACCGCGAGCCGCTGGGAACTCAATAAGCTTCATATCCAACGTATCGCTGATCTCCTTGAATTGGCAGCCTCTGTTGAACACCAACATGAAACAACAGAAGTAGAACGTATTTCGGTTAAGTATTCTGAAAAGCAGCGTATCGAGTTCGAACTCGGCCAAGCCTATCTGCTGACAGGGAAAAGTGGTTCAGGTAAGACCCACCTTGCTAACTGTATTACGCGACAGAACAGTGATAGCAAACTCGATATCATGATTAACGACACGCCTTTAGATGACGTCAATTACAACGTTTGGCGTAACAGCGTGCTGATGGTTGATAAAACAAGCTCGTTCGTAGAAGGGACGATTATCGATAACCTCACCTGTTTCCGACCAAGCTTGAATAACACGGCGTTTGCACTGTGTGAAACGATGAACATCAAGGCGCAAATTGACGGGCTTCCTGCCGGTTTTTATACAGAACTCAAAGGGCACATGCGCAATCCATTCTCTCGCCAAGTTGGATACGCTCTGTTATTAGTCCGAGCCCTGCTCGCCAGTAAACGTGTATTGATATTTGATGACATCGATTGCGTGTTTGATGAGGAATTTTCACGAGTGGTACTTACCAGCACAGCTTACCGTGCCAATGACAAAATTCTAATCATCGCCAGCAATAAAATGGACAAACTTAACCACCGCCTCAAACGCGTAAAACTTACCGGAGGTGACCAATGA
- a CDS encoding TolC family protein → MWRYRNLTSSIMAALAFSTIPSASATTLLEAVELGLKNSLSLRASDKGVEENEYNIGISRSKFLPSLNGAADTTWNENETLLSSVPDETSSYNSNSYSLSLSQSIFNLGDIFKYGTAKLDFNIEEIKHENKIQSTISEIGSQYFEYLKNNAQIKATKVELKSSETREHQMRRNVELGNTAASELYEVIAQKEGVSNRLRTLQKDRRVILNGLSIQIQYPITPSQDIYESVPLKEINESEQRSIMDQALKLNNDLLVAKKNVERSRRSLKESGTNFLPTVSLSASYRHDDANNYDKTDITATGESNSTSVGLNLALPILSGGSDYYGYQKSSTAIERTELLYQDSLYTTRNSVNTSVLNINDFSQSISSYENIIRANYASYKGIQRAYQLGTRTITDLLAAESKLFSALRDYESARYDYIIETIKLEQIKGILSLQSIESIMQLMSDIEGRNNQELVPKHLLSTESLKTGGRNAN, encoded by the coding sequence ATGTGGCGGTACAGAAACTTAACTAGCAGCATTATGGCTGCGCTTGCATTCAGCACGATACCTTCAGCATCGGCGACGACCCTGCTTGAGGCGGTAGAGCTCGGCCTGAAAAACAGCCTATCCCTTCGCGCCAGTGATAAAGGTGTGGAAGAGAACGAATACAATATTGGGATCAGCCGATCTAAGTTTCTACCTTCGCTTAATGGCGCTGCCGATACCACATGGAACGAAAATGAAACCTTGCTATCAAGTGTGCCAGATGAAACTTCAAGCTATAACTCAAACAGCTACAGCCTTTCCCTTTCCCAGTCGATATTCAATCTTGGTGATATTTTCAAATATGGAACGGCAAAACTCGACTTCAATATTGAAGAGATTAAACACGAGAACAAAATCCAGAGCACCATCTCTGAAATCGGCTCTCAATACTTCGAGTATTTGAAAAACAACGCACAGATAAAAGCGACCAAGGTCGAGCTTAAATCGTCTGAAACCCGTGAACATCAAATGCGACGCAATGTAGAGTTAGGTAATACAGCCGCCAGTGAACTTTACGAAGTGATTGCTCAGAAAGAAGGCGTCTCGAACCGATTAAGAACCTTACAGAAAGATCGTCGAGTCATTCTCAACGGGCTATCGATTCAGATTCAATACCCTATCACTCCGTCGCAAGATATATACGAAAGCGTGCCATTAAAAGAGATTAACGAAAGCGAACAGCGCTCAATCATGGATCAAGCATTAAAGCTCAACAACGACTTGTTAGTGGCGAAGAAAAACGTCGAGAGAAGCCGGAGAAGCTTAAAAGAGAGCGGTACAAACTTCTTACCTACCGTGTCGCTTTCAGCCAGCTATCGTCACGATGACGCCAATAACTACGATAAAACCGACATCACAGCCACAGGAGAAAGCAACTCTACCAGTGTTGGATTGAATCTAGCCTTGCCTATCTTGTCTGGTGGTTCTGATTATTACGGATATCAAAAATCATCGACGGCAATTGAACGTACCGAACTGCTTTATCAAGACTCGCTTTACACCACACGCAACAGCGTAAACACCTCTGTGCTTAATATTAATGATTTCTCGCAGTCTATAAGCAGTTACGAAAACATCATTCGCGCCAACTACGCCTCTTACAAAGGTATTCAACGAGCTTACCAATTAGGCACACGTACCATCACCGATTTGCTGGCCGCTGAAAGTAAACTGTTCAGCGCCTTAAGAGACTACGAAAGCGCAAGATACGACTACATCATCGAGACCATCAAGCTTGAGCAAATTAAGGGCATACTCTCACTTCAATCAATAGAGAGCATCATGCAATTGATGAGTGATATCGAAGGGCGAAACAATCAAGAATTAGTGCCTAAACACCTTCTCTCAACTGAGTCGTTGAAAACAGGAGGTCGCAATGCAAACTGA